CTCTGCTGTAAGAGTGCACGGTGCGTTCAAGTTAGGCTGCTCGGCCCCCCCTGTATCTGCACTCAGATGATACAATAGCCCATTGTTAGCTTCTCTGTTAGTTATTTTGATTGAAATTGTTGCGAGAGTCTGTTGGAGGAGTCGCTGAACAGCTAGGAAGACAAACTACACAGCAGTTGCTCATTTATAGGCCTGTAGTCTACCGTTTTTCCAACGCGGCCTGAATGCAACAGAAGACATTTGCCCTGTTGCTGTCTGCTTCCTCACAAGcgggtgctgctgctgctgctgctgtcgttTTAAGACACAACTCTGTTTTTCCCCCATTGTATTAAACTCTGATCACACTCAGAGAGACGTTGAATGTGTCTAGGCCTGTTTCCGCTGTCATCAGGCCAGTTCTGCTCTGCCTGCGTACTGGTGTTATGCAACTGAAATGTTGTGTATGCATGCCCCTCACAGGCCTGATCTGCACAGGAGCAAACTGTCATTCTCTCCAGCCTATCCTTGGACCTTGCTCCATTAATGAATCCGCCCCCTTACAGTGCCAGGCTGAAATCCAAGCaggctttttttccccactggcCTCTCTTTTGAGTTTTAAAGTCAAAGttcagctgtttcctcctcagactgattTTCTTCACATGAAGGATAGTTAGACTCCTTTTATTTCACCTGTTGAACTCTGGCTCATGACTTCTCCTTGACTTCTGCAGAATGCGGCCATGTCGGCGACCTTTTGGAGGCTGAACTCAGACCTTTAATGCTGAGTGGTCTTAGTGTGGCCGTGGAGAAATGACCTTTACCAAACCAATAATAACGAGAGGTGTTTAATATAGACTCCTGTAACCCCAAAGATATAGTTACAATGTGAATGTCAGTGTCTTAACTTTACTGTACTCTGCTTGACCCATGCAGACTGTACTGCTGTTGACTTGGGGTAAAATCATGTTTGCACATGAGGGCAAACATTTAGTAATTGTATACAGTGCAATATGTATCAGTTTAAGAAAGTTACAGCATGAGTAGTGAGTTTCTTAATAGAATTTGTCAACTGGGtgtcagtagtagtagttaacAAGTATACATAtgtgtctttttaatttttgtgaTGCAAAATTGCACTTGACTTGTCTTTGGCAGTGGTTTTGGAAGTGGTTTTACATTATCCAGGCTGATAGACGGGTGTTAAAGCACACATTTGGGCACCCTGCCAAAGTGTCTTAAAGCAAAGCCTGAAAATGCAAGAAATAGGGAAAAGGCTGCATCTTATCCCTTATCCCTCTTCCTtgcctttcctgtctctctccactgtcactatcataataaaggcaaaaatgccaGACAAAATTAACTTAAAGAGTTGAAAGAAATACTGTATACAGTGTTAAGGATAATGTGTCATAGtctaaatactgtatgtgatttttGGTTTCCTTTCCCTTATCATAAAGGCTATATTACTGTAAAGTGATACAAGTATTTGAGATGAAGAATGGATAAGAGCTGAATACGTACTGTCCAGCTGTCACACCTGCATTAATTTACAGTTAATATCTTCTAATGTACCAAAAGTACATTTCAAACTATTATCGCATCATTTATATTAAGGAAACTGGtcaaaaatgtcttcttttataaaatgtaacCTTAACTTTGTTTGGTTCTTCTGTGTTAACAGAGGTGGTGTGCGGCGCTCCATCAATCTACCTGGACTTTGCCAGGTCCAAGCTGGATGCCAAGTTCGGTGTGGCTGCTCAGAACTGCTACAAAGTTCCCAAGGGTGCCTTCACTGGGGAGATCAGGTATGAGAGGCAAATCACAAAAGCTTGATAGTGAGCAAATGGAGATGGATACATGTGCAACTCCTGCATGTAGCTGAAATGCAGAAAAGTAGTTCGGTTATCACTTGAAAAATCCTCCtaaatgtgttatttaatggagcagatttgattattttgtgctCATTGTATGACTGTTATTTGTTCCAGCCCTGCAATGATCAAGGACTGTGGTGTGAACTGGGTGATCCTGGGACACTCTGAGAGGCGCCATGTCTTTGGAGAGAGCGATGAGGTAATTGTACATTCAGTTTTTTTAGTAGCTTAATCATTGTGACGATACTGATTATGAATGGTAAGAAATACTTCCTTGTACATGAGGAAGATGGGCAAATAATACATCTTTGTGTCCCATGTTGTGTTAGCTCATTGGTCAGAAGACAGCCCATGCTCTGGAGAGTGGTCTCGGTGTGATCGCCTGCATTGGCGAGAAGCTGGACGAGAGAGAGGGTGGCATAACAGAGAAGGTCGTCTTTGCTCAGACCAAGGTCATTGCAGGTAAATGACTCTTTACAGTCCCACCGTGGgggtttacacacacaggagaggGTCTCAATGTtgtaacacacattttgtttgtgcaaGCTAGAGTGTGCTGGAAATCAGAGAACTTGCGAAATACAAATTCAAGTCTTATCACACGTCTCTTTCACAGACAATGTAAAGGACTGGAGCAAGGTCGTGCTTGCTTATGAGCCTGTGTGGGCCATTGGCACCGGCAAGACTGCCTCCCCACAGCAGGTAAATATTAGAAACCACTGAATATTTCATGATTTATGATTCCTGCAGCCTCTTACCATAATCCTTCATAATGcgtctgtttcctgtgtgaccTATCAGGCTCAGGAGGTTCATGAGAAACTGAGGGAGTGGCTGAAGACCAACGTATCTGAGGCTGTAGCCAACTCTGTGAGGATCATCTATGGAGGTCAGTCATTGTGACGAGGTTAAAACAACCATGTTCTCATTTTGATTTCCCACTTCCACCTCTTCTCACGAGTTCTACGCTCTCCTCCTCAGGCTCTGTCACCGGTGGTACCTGTAAAGAACTCGCCTCCCAGAAGGACGTTGACGGTTTCCTCGTGGGCGGAGCCTCCCTCAAGCCAGAGTTTATTGACATCATCAACGCCAAGGCATAAGAACCCTGGGAAGCTGCAATGTGACCATGTCTAGATCAGAGGCCAGCTCCATTCAGATGATCCAGCTCCATCATCCCTCAGCACTTAGTCATCTTCCCCTTTTTATCAAAAGTATTTTGTGTAATGATGTCATTCCCTCCTTTTCCTTTATCTTTCTCTGAGTATATTTTGTCATGAAGAAAAGGGACAGGTTGACACATGCACTGTACTGCACTGAAAAGAGTTAAGTCCACTGAGAAATAGCCTGTGTGCATACTAACTTCCACACCAAGTGCTCAAGCTGTAAAGACTGACAGTTACACCTTGAGGTGGACGAGCAGTCCGCGCCTTTACTTGAACAGTTTACcaactttttttgtgtgtaaacagtgtCACAGCTCTTGTCAATCagatttatttgtctttttaatattGGTGTCTCTTTTGTGTAATTATGATGTTCTGTGGCTTTTACCTCTCTGTAGTTGTGCATGATCCACTCTCTCATTGGCTGTTTAACCAAGAGGGAGGTGTCCATTACATGTTCATCATGAAGTGTCATGGCCGATAGTTGTAAGGGTGGGATGGCTGTAAGGAAACATTATAATAAACAGTTTGGAGactgtttcagtgtgttgtcTCTTGTTGATGACAATGACTTTTCCATGAAATCTCAGTAAATATGCCATTTGGTTTCATAACCTGCTCCTCAGACTGCTGTGTGttcatacactcacacagataGTAATCCCAGTGGTATTCTCTGGATGGCAGAGGGAGAGTATCTCATTACCAGACTGAACTCCTGTTAAGACAATGCTGTGCAGACGAGCATTTCACTGCTATTTTTATCCCGGCGCTGAACTAAAACAGATACGAAGCCGTCAAAGATTCATGTATCAGGGGAAAGTCATACACTCTTTGCCAATTACAGAGGATAATGTGTATTAGactgtgaaataaaatccaAATGCACCCTGAGAATTGTAATCACCACATCTAGTGCTATCACTATCTTTATTCCCACTTCAGGTGTCTTATTAGGTCTAAATGCAGCATGAAGAGTGCTCTCAGACTCTCACAGAACACTTTACTGGACTCATTGCACAAGCCAGGAGGTAAAGTTATATCGCTCTGAAGTGCCCTCTCTCATTTCAAAGTCAAGACAAAGAcgagggttttttttttttaaagacatctttttttcccccgtTGGGGAAGCAGGGACTTAATCACCACCTTAGGTTCCCCCAAGAGTGTGTTTTAATTAGTTAAAAAACATTGTCTTTAAGCACTAAGTACATAAATAATTCTGGTATTTTAAAATGGCTGTGAGACCACGTGAAATGCAAGTGGGTATGAGGTGTTTATACTACACTGTGGTATGTGGATGCTATaggtttgtttctgtgttgtttaaccTTTATTTGAACAGGGTTGGTTGTTTAGTACACACAGTCTTCAGCAGCAACACCCTGTTAACAGCTCCAGTAgaataacagagagaaaaggacagTAACAGGCCGAGTCACTAATAGAGAAGAATAACAGACAGTGaaccagacacagacagattgGAGCCAACTATAGTGAATGGGCTTGAAGTTCCACATGGATATACAataagattttttattttttgattttggtgACACTGCAGATTATTCCATGAGACAAATGCATAAAGAATAAGAAACTGTTTTTCTCATTTGGGTTCCTGAAGTATCAACCAGTCCCCGGAGAAGCAGGTTAGTTCAGTTCAGGTTGAGGTCAAAAATTTCGTTTTCCACgttatttttttaaccaaataTTTGCCTTGCccttgtctttcttcttctctttataTTCTCACTGTGTTGAAACTGACGTGTGTTTGTATTGTAACTGTATGTATAAATGGttgacaaaataacaaaacagtcagtggaTTGGTTGGCAAGTATTGTAAAATAGATAGTCACCTTTAAAGCAGTGCAACTTCTCATCTGGGAAACCTCATGTACATTCAATAGCCCTCTAATCAATGCAACActtttaaagctacagttttGAGTGAACAAATACTGTGTTGAGTTGTACTGCAATGTATTACACTGCAGCCACTTTATTAGGGTACACCTGAACAACCTAATCCGATCCAATACAGCAGTCCTACCATAACGAATCAACACCTTTATGACGGTGTAAAAAAACTGATCATCAAAATGGTAGAGAAGTTGTATTAGTCTGCATTAGActgtacaggtgtacctaataaagtggccactgCTGTTccttttattttgtccacctcccTTTGCTGTCTGGATACCGCCAGAGAAACAGGGTCTTACCTTTGCCCCCCGGTCCAGTAGGGGGCGGTAGTTCCCCACATTGAACACTTTGCGTTGCTCGGTCTCATGTCCGTGTTTACAATCGAAGCGTGACGTTCACGGACTCGCACGTATACGTTTCGCAACTAAAAGCCATTCATTTCCtctaaaaaaaatgtccaaaatgcTGTCGCTGAAAGCTTTCCTCAACGAGAGACTGACGGCAGCAGCGGAGGAGATATTTGGAGCTGTTGAAAAGACAATAGCCGAGTACAAAGAGGAGATTTCTCGCTCAAAAGATTTAGAAATCAGCCGTCTCAGGATGCAGCTCAAGCTTCTGAAGTCAGGTTGGTTTGCGTGGAATCTCACTGGAGACACTTgcattttttttggttaaattgCATGATAGTGGTTTCGTTCTTTGGCTCTTTTCCTCCCCCAGACCACCGGGTAGACAGATGTCTAGGagcccagctgcagcagcacacccatcaccaccaccatcctcctcctcctcttcctcctgctcagcATCAGTCAGTCCCTGCAGTGGAGGCTCCTGAGTCCCAGCACTGTGAGGAGGACGGGGGCAGCAGCATGGAGCAGGAGCACCCAGAGCCCTCACAGGTCAAGAAGGAGCAGCATAAAGGCCACAGGGATTTCTGGATGGCTCACGATGAAGAGCAACTCGAAGGCCTTGACGCAGACATCAAAGACTTTATCTCATCTCCCTCCAGTCTGAAAACTAGTCTGCAGGACCCCACCTTACCTTTCCATccctaccaccaccaccaccacaacaacaataacaacaacagtagCAGCAGCGAGGACGGTAAAGAAAAACCctacagctgctctgtttgtgaaAAGCGTTTCAATAACTGCTCCCACCTCGCAGCTCACATCAGGACGCACACAGGGGAGAGGCCGTACAGATGTGAAATATGCAGAAAGACCTTTATCACAACGAGTGCTCTGAACAGACACCAGACCATCCACACGGAGGGGAAACACTTTGTGTGTAATTATTGTGGTAAATCCTTTAAATGGATGGAGTCTCTTGGCAGACACATGAGGAGTGTTCACAAGAGGGAAAATATGCCTGTATGACACTGTATAGTTGAGACACTGAAACTACACCTCTCCAACAGATTAGATGtgattttactgtatattagcCATCTATGGTTTAATTACATAACACCCAATAGCTGCAACAAATAAGGTAAAGTCTGTTTTCTATGTTTAGTTGTGAATTATGTTGGTAACTGTGCATGGACCTCATGAAGCCTTGTGTACATAAACACTAGCTGCAGTAAGTTATGTGTCAATAAGTTGTGAGAGTACAGTCACTTAcagaaagttgttttttttaaattatggtcagtttttcattcaaaataaaatactgaacattttgttattgttgagtGGATTCctctttctgctgcaggaaGATTAGAAAAGTGAGGTTACACTGTACTCCACTAGGTGGCAGTAACAGCATTTCATTCATAATTCCTCATCAATCTACAGTATTTGGCAACGTTCAGACCCTGGTGTCTAGTGTACTGAGAATGTACCTCTTTTCTGGGAGCTGCAGTATTCTCAGCCAGTTGCCTTTGTACaaccaaaatattcaaaaagtCTGAAGGTGGTATGGTCACcacatgctgtatattttaACTACCGGTTTAAATGGAAGGCCAGCTTCCACGCAGGGGAGATAACCAGGATACATCTACAGAgcatttgaaattaaaaatttaattcagaattaaatatttaaatgatatgatatcttttttttaacctcagtCATTTTCTGGCTACTTGAAGTGAGGAGATAACTgcccttttccccctttttattTACCCTTAAGTAGCATTTTGTTTGGAAAAATAATCTTACTTTCCATTGTGTGACAGCATCATATATAGTTTCTGTATCAGCTTGTTCCAACTCTTAATTGAAACTATATGATTTctacactgaaatattaaaatccCAAACTCCATATTTATCAGATGGAAATACTGTAGTTGTCTGCTGCATTATTTTAAACTTATTTCCCTAAACATGCAGCTTGGAATAGTTGGTGTCTTTGGAAACTTTGGGATCACCACtagaattttaaataaagtccTGTGGGTTTGTACTATATTTAGCCTCACAGCTTGAGTTTGGAATGACTGATCCACTGGTGGGTCGGTGGCATTTAAGAGTTTAAACCTCATAgtggtatttaaaaaaataaataaaaaaagaatgaaaataaataaataaataaataaataggccAAAAAAGCCTAATGGACT
The window above is part of the Lates calcarifer isolate ASB-BC8 linkage group LG15, TLL_Latcal_v3, whole genome shotgun sequence genome. Proteins encoded here:
- the LOC108880741 gene encoding zinc finger protein 135 — its product is MSKMLSLKAFLNERLTAAAEEIFGAVEKTIAEYKEEISRSKDLEISRLRMQLKLLKSDHRVDRCLGAQLQQHTHHHHHPPPPLPPAQHQSVPAVEAPESQHCEEDGGSSMEQEHPEPSQVKKEQHKGHRDFWMAHDEEQLEGLDADIKDFISSPSSLKTSLQDPTLPFHPYHHHHHNNNNNNSSSSEDGKEKPYSCSVCEKRFNNCSHLAAHIRTHTGERPYRCEICRKTFITTSALNRHQTIHTEGKHFVCNYCGKSFKWMESLGRHMRSVHKRENMPV
- the tpi1b gene encoding triosephosphate isomerase B, whose product is MSRKFFVGGNWKMNGDKKSLGELIQTLNGGKVDPNVEVVCGAPSIYLDFARSKLDAKFGVAAQNCYKVPKGAFTGEISPAMIKDCGVNWVILGHSERRHVFGESDELIGQKTAHALESGLGVIACIGEKLDEREGGITEKVVFAQTKVIADNVKDWSKVVLAYEPVWAIGTGKTASPQQAQEVHEKLREWLKTNVSEAVANSVRIIYGGSVTGGTCKELASQKDVDGFLVGGASLKPEFIDIINAKA